One window of the Nocardia huaxiensis genome contains the following:
- a CDS encoding FAD-dependent oxidoreductase yields MTEQSAATRPLRIAIVGAGPAGIYAADALMKSDADVSIDLYERMPAPFGLIRYGVAPDHPRIKGIITALHKVLDKPQVRLLGNIDYGVDINLEDLRRFYDAIIFSTGANADRALEIPGIGLDGSYGAADFVSWYDGHPDVPRTWPLDAKKVAVLGVGNVALDVARVLAKTGDELLPTEIPPNVYEGLKGNQALEVHVFGRRGPAQAKFTPLELRELDHSPTIEVIVDPEDIDYDEGSEAARRHSKQVDMICNTLEQWAIRDIGNRPHKLYLHFFESPSEVIGDADGKVVGLRTERTSLDGTGNCKGTGEFKDWDVQAVYRAVGYLSQNIPQLPFDDQAGTVPNEAGRVLVNEDADGADRFMPQTYVTGWIKRGPVGLIGHTKGDANETIACLLDDAAGFIPAAEPELDAVTAFLEEKGIPFTTWAGWYRLDAHERALGEPEGRERVKVVEREDMLRASEPDKVSNQS; encoded by the coding sequence ATGACCGAACAGAGTGCAGCGACCCGCCCGCTCCGCATTGCGATCGTGGGCGCGGGCCCGGCCGGCATCTACGCCGCCGACGCGTTGATGAAATCCGACGCGGACGTGAGCATCGACCTCTACGAGCGGATGCCCGCCCCGTTCGGCCTCATCCGCTACGGCGTCGCTCCCGACCACCCTCGCATCAAGGGCATCATCACCGCCCTGCACAAGGTGCTCGACAAGCCGCAGGTGCGCCTGCTCGGCAATATCGACTACGGCGTCGACATCAACCTCGAGGACCTGCGGCGCTTCTACGACGCCATCATCTTCTCCACCGGCGCCAATGCCGACCGCGCGCTGGAGATCCCGGGCATCGGCCTCGACGGCTCCTACGGCGCGGCCGACTTCGTCTCCTGGTACGACGGCCACCCGGACGTCCCGCGCACCTGGCCGCTGGACGCCAAGAAGGTCGCCGTGCTCGGCGTCGGCAACGTCGCCCTCGACGTGGCGCGCGTGCTCGCCAAGACCGGCGACGAACTGCTGCCGACCGAGATCCCGCCGAACGTCTACGAGGGCCTCAAGGGCAACCAGGCCCTGGAAGTGCACGTGTTCGGCCGCCGCGGTCCCGCGCAGGCCAAGTTCACCCCCCTGGAACTGCGCGAGCTCGACCACTCGCCGACCATCGAGGTCATCGTCGACCCCGAGGACATCGACTACGACGAAGGCTCCGAGGCCGCGCGCCGCCACTCCAAGCAGGTCGACATGATCTGCAATACCTTGGAGCAGTGGGCGATTCGCGATATCGGCAACCGCCCGCACAAGCTGTACCTGCACTTCTTCGAATCCCCGTCCGAGGTCATCGGCGACGCCGACGGCAAGGTCGTCGGCCTGCGCACCGAGCGCACCTCGCTCGACGGCACCGGCAACTGCAAGGGCACCGGCGAGTTCAAGGACTGGGACGTGCAGGCCGTGTACCGCGCGGTCGGCTATCTGTCGCAGAACATCCCGCAGCTGCCCTTCGACGATCAGGCCGGCACCGTGCCCAACGAGGCCGGACGCGTGCTCGTGAACGAGGACGCCGACGGCGCGGACCGGTTCATGCCGCAGACCTACGTTACCGGCTGGATCAAGCGCGGCCCCGTCGGCCTCATCGGCCACACCAAGGGCGACGCCAACGAGACCATCGCCTGCCTGCTCGACGACGCCGCCGGCTTCATCCCGGCCGCCGAACCCGAGCTGGACGCCGTCACCGCGTTCCTGGAGGAGAAGGGCATCCCCTTCACCACCTGGGCCGGCTGGTACCGCCTCGACGCCCACGAGCGGGCGCTGGGCGAGCCGGAGGGCCGCGAGCGCGTCAAGGTCGTGGAGCGCGAGGACATGCTGCGCGCGTCCGAGCCGGACAAGGTTTCCAACCAGTCCTGA